In Fusarium oxysporum Fo47 chromosome XII, complete sequence, one DNA window encodes the following:
- a CDS encoding UDP-galactose transporter → MSATRFLRKLSLRNSSPQRAAYLAALGLVGIQVGIGVIMKTAQSGGSYAFSPSGSITISEFLKLILSSIFFYRECKARAQTGVGPSTRGSDTAYASLADDHRDLEIQDKDEDSSSLTALDSEDEGSRDSGPSSPPLPFGLRTFWSYIRGEVRDDVRFGFYNLALIYILINNSLFLSYKMADPGTIQLTKSGVTLITALVMIATLNQQVSKTQWMAITMQLSGLIVTQYQPGKGALYPLDTYALLLFQVFLSASSGVYNQVLLKADDSSLHANNMILYASGTIVNLVCHITIKCVSSNEPGFFEGYGSIHAILVIMSNVFIGLAITAVYKYADALVKCFATAFSTGILLYLAPLISDTSLSFLVVPGTLIIFIATWLYMENPAPKPTTTKSDTDPKTGFFAKLGAIVQNKRVLFIFINTLITVMAVMALAMYQVAMPTKSISTVSTDGSTQVVATTEEADAPKIVTSPFKNTMAFIRWNSVHPERIPTLMKYKPFFRDIHISMPDMMKDEGRSPEFHNITHDQSTLTFHIYQQVADTMQLILDEEPEIDGMLYYHFDAWIDPLAWSNIDRNKIYFPMTWPEMKPVGPQFSCMNDTKGYDWGGWGGPHYHLKAQLASAQLDHLDLGFKIDINEFCVGWSDIYFIPRKFFKDYIIAAPIFKSFDVFHEVGIPTMLHIIEQSHRESPYVPAMELFSDCWGYCCKDNPTIYDVTTYRCGHRLDYRNEQVTGAFYEKLDAEAKFLGQPMNGSHVANLTEMFPPIKEDDKAKLPAARRKRWLANR, encoded by the exons ATGTCTGCAACACGGTTTCTACGAAAGCTATCGCTGCGCAACAGCAGCCCCCAACGAGCCGCGTACCTCGCGGCGCTGGGTCTCGTCGGTATCCAGGTCGGCATCGGCGTTATCATGAAGACTGCGCAGAGCGGTGGTTCTTATGCCTTCTCACCATCGGgatccatcaccatctccgAGTTTCTCAAGTTAATCCTGTCTTCGATATTCTTTTACCGCGAGTGTAAAGCTAGAGCGCAGACGGGCGTTGGGCCTTCTACACGAGGCTCGGATACGGCGTATGCGTCGCTTGCGGATGACCATCGGGACTTGGAGATTCAAGATAAAGACGAGGATTCGTCGTCGCTGACGGCGTTGGACTCGGAGGATGAGGGCTCAAGGGATTCTGGGCCGTCTTCACCACCGCTGCCTTTTGGTCTGCGAACATTCTGGAGTTACATTCGTGGTGAGGTGAGGGACGATGTGCGATTTGGCTTCTACAACTTGGCGCTCATTTACATTCTCATCAATAATTCA CTCTTTTTGAGCTACAAAATGGCAGACCCAGGAACGATCCAACTCACGAAAAGCGGTGTCACGCTCATCACAGCCTTGGTCATGATTGCAACGCTCAATCAACAGGTGTCCAAGACTCAATGGATGGCAATCACTATGCAG CTCAGCGGTCTCATCGTCACGCAATACCAGCCTGGCAAAGGCGCCCTCTATCCGCTCGACACATAcgccctcctcctcttccaggTCTTCCTCAGCGCTTCATCGGGTGTATACAACCAGGTTCTCCTCAAAGCCGACGATAGCAGTCTACATGCCAACAATATGATCTTGTACGCCTCAGGCACAATTGTCAACTTGGTCTGCCATATCACCATCAAGTGCGTAAGCTCCAACGAGCCGGGATTCTTCGAGGGATACGGGAGTATTCATGCCATCCTTGTCATTATGAGCAATGTCTTTATTGGTCTCGCAATTACTGCCGTGTATAAGT ATGCCGACGCCCTAGTCAAATGTTTCGCGACCGCATTCTCTACCGGAATATTGCTCTACCTAGCACCTCTCATCTCAGATACATCCCTCAGCTTTCTCGTTGTTCCAGGGACACTTATCATCTTTATCGCTACCTGGCTCTACATGGAGAACCCCGCTCCAAAgcccaccaccaccaagtcTGACACCGATCCCAAGACCGGCTTCTTCGCCAAACTGGGCGCCATTGTTCAAAACAAAAGAGTGCTATTCATCTTTATCAACACCCTCATCACGGTCATGGCTGTCATGGCCTTGGCTATGTACCAGGTGGCCATGCCGACCAAGTCCATATCGACCGTGTCGACTGATGGGAGCACGCAAGTGGTGGCAACAACCGAAGAAGCCGACGCTCCAAAGATTGTCACATCGCCTTTCAAAAATACCATGGCCTTCATCAGATGGAACTCGGTCCACCCTGAGCGCATCCCTACCTTGATGAAGTACAAACCCTTCTTCCGCGACATTCACATTTCAATGCCCGATATGATGAAAGATGAAGGACGCAGCCCAGAATTTCACAACATAACTCATGACCAGAGTACTCTCACCTTCCACATCTACCAGCAGGTCGCCGATACAATGCAACTGATTCTCGACGAGGAGCCTGAGATCGATGGCATGCTCTACTATCACTTCGACGCATGGATTGACCCTCTGGCCTGGAGTAACATTGACCGCAACAAGATATACTTCCCCATGACCTGGCCCGAGATGAAACCTGTAGGACCCCAGTTCTCGTGCATGAACGACACCAAGGGCTATGACTGGGGTGGATGGGGCGGACCGCACTACCATCTCAAAGCCCAGCTCGCAAGCGCTCAGTTGGACCACTTGGACCTGGGCTTCAAAATCGACATAAACGAGTTCTGTGTCGGCTGGAGCGACATCTATTTCATCCCTCGTAAGTTCTTCAAGGACTACATCATCGCAGCACCCATCTTCAAGTCCTTTGACGTCTTCCACGAGGTCGGTATCCCGACAATGCTGCACATCATCGAGCAAAGCCATCGCGAGTCGCCCTACGTGCCCGCAATGGAGCTGTTTTCAGACTGCTGGGGCTATTGCTGCAAGGATAACCCTACCATCTACGACGTCACGACGTATCGGTGCGGGCACCGTCTTGACTACCGCAACGAACAGGTGACGGGGGCTTTTTACGAGAAGCTCGACGCGGAGGCCAAGTTTCTGGGGCAGCCTATGAATGGGTCCCATGTGGCGAACCTTACAGAGATGTTTCCGCCAATAAAAGAGGATGATAAAGCGAAATTGCCAGCCGCAAGGAGGAAAAGGTGGCTAGCCAATAGATAG
- a CDS encoding capsule biosynthesis phosphatase: MEAILERDWREWRASRTSLNDYEPVNVIIPIGGIGSRFAKEGYRFPKPLINIVGQPMLLWLIDNLSLRPKDTLWIAVNEQIDHEFRIGQLVSKNFPKVNLKLLLLRHQTKGASETLYMVTQSMTKEHLQHRTVSLDCDTIYWNDILSSVRKLPSGHGGCFYFIDQGDKPIFSYIQTENESPGAERIIDIQEKKAISNKANTGAYVFPSAADLKTWAAENLDVKHPDGAEVGEYYTSQVISMMVQSGVPFIGLPIQKKDFSVVGTPEQLQELLAALKKDNHSMPATLKKRRFCFDLDMTLVGVPAVSGDYSTCPPISKNIRLVQQLYKAGHYIIIQTARRMKTHYGNPGRVLADVGLVTFQQLSDYEIPYHEINFGKPYADVYVDDLAVNANLDTARELGWILDEPEVTPRLGQVRRSSAEDVKKAGMIAARDFNTVQIIRDKVIKSSKSEAILGELYFYAHMPPTLSRIFPSVYSVDYIPATSTYSITMENRRGRTFSHLLVGRSITKGRLTKFLETLHTIHTAPNTTTQPVLDVPEALEARFAPKAPGEHPINIYANYGTKLRSRYYQHRDRYDALGPLAASLFARLDEFLDTYEAEEKGVHANVIHGDPVFSNAIISDDERTVSFIDVRCQLENYLTPEGDINYDLGKVLQSLCGYDYILFMSANNYDLTGALEDDKPLLDEADTELLNELQEQFFDFLKNNYSVRLHRKTLFRVTASLFFSLIPLHRKELGAVFLRMCKETLDKAGGIGY; this comes from the exons ATGGAGGCGATTCTGGAGCGCGATTGGAGAGAGTGGCGCGCCTCTCGAACATCTCTAA ATGACTATGAGCCTGTCAATGTCATCATCCCTATTGGCGGTATCGGTTCTCGGTTCGCCAAGGAGGGATACCGTTTCCCAAAGCCCCTCATCAACATTGTTGGGCAGCCGATGCTCCTATGGTTGATCGACAACCTCAGCCTCCGCCCCAAAGACACTCTATGGATTGCTGTCAATGAGCAAATTGACCATGAGTTCAGAATCGGCCAGCTTGTCAGCAAGAACTTCCCAAAGGTCAATCTCAAGCTTTTGTTGTTGAGACATCAGACAAAAGGTGCTAGTGAGACT CTATACATGGTCACTCAGAGCATGACCAAGGAGCACTTGCAACACCGGACCGTATCTCTCGATTGTGATACAATTTATTGGAATGACATCTTGAGCTCTGTGCGGAAGCTGCCCAGCGGCCATGGTGGCTGCTTCTACTTTATCGACCAAGGTGATAAGCCCATCTTCTCTTACATCCAGACAGAAAACGAATC GCCCGGTGCGGAACGAATCATCGACAtccaagagaagaaagccaTCAGCAACAAAGCCAACACAGGAGCTTACGTCTTCCCCTCCGCTGCTGACCTTAAGACCTGGGCCGCCGAGAATCTCGACGTAAAACATCCCGACGGTGCTGAAGTGGGCGAGTATTACACCTCACAAGTCATCTCCATGATGGTCCAGAGCGGTGTTCCGTTCATCGGCCTGCCCATCCAGAAGAAGGACTTTTCTGTCGTTGGCACCCCAGAGCAGCTCCAGGAGCTACTCGCAGCCCTCAAAAAAGACAATCACAGCATGCCAGCCACGTTGAAGAAGCGCAGGttctgctttgacttggACATGACGCTCGTGGGAGTCCCCGCTGTTTCGGGTGATTACTCGACTTGCCCGCCTATCTCTAAGAATATTCGCCTGGTGCAGCAGCTTTACAAGGCTGGTCACTACATCATCATC CAAACAGCACGCAGAATGAAGACTCACTACGGCAACCCCGGCAGAGTCCTCGCCGACGTCGGCCTCGTCACCTTCCAACAGCTCTCAGACTACGAGATTCCCTACCACGAGATCAACTTCGGCAAGCCCTACGCTGACGTGTACGTCGACGACTTGGCTGTCAACGCCAATCTCGACACCGCGCGTGAACTCGGCTGGATCCTCGACGAGCCTGAAGTCACACCTCGGCTCGGCCAAGTACGTAGGAGTTCTGCCGAAGACGTCAAGAAGGCTGGTATGATTGCCGCGCGTGACTTCAACACTGTCCAGATCATCAGagacaaggtcatcaagTCTAGCAAATCTGAGGCTATTCTTGGTGAGCTGTACTTCTACGCTCACATGCCGCCTACACTGTCTCGTATCTTTCCCTCTGTTTATAGCGTCGACTATATCCCTGCCACTTCAACCTACAGCATCACAATGGAGAACCGTCGTGGCCGCACATTCTCCCATCTCCTCGTCGGCCGCTCAATCACCAAAGGCCGTCTCACCAAATTCCTCGAGACACTGCACACTATCCACACAGCACCAAACACCACAACACAGCCCGTCTTAGATGTCCCCGAAGCGCTAGAGGCCAGGTTTGCACCAAAGGCGCCTGGTGAACATCCTATCAACATCTACGCCAATTACGGCACCAAGCTACGCAGCAGATACTACCAGCACCGCGATCGCTACGACGCGCTGGGTCCACTAGCTGCATCGCTCTTTGCGCGCCTAGATGAGTTTCTCGACACGtatgaggctgaggagaagggcGTTCACGCAAACGTCATCCATGGTGATCCGGTGTTCAGCAACGCCATCATTTCGGATGATGAAAGGACCGTTAGCTTCATTGATGTGCGGTGCCAGCTGGAGAATTACCTCACCCCCGAGGGCGACATCAACTATGATCTTGGCAAGGTCTTGCAATCGCTGTGCGGGTACGACTATATCCTCTTCATGAGTGCCAATAACTACGACCTCACGGGAGCTCTGGAGGATGATAAGCCGCTGTTGGATGAGGCGGATACTGAGCTGTTGAACGAACTTCAGGAGCAGTTCTTTGATTTCCTCAAGAACAACTATTCTGTGAGGCTACATCGCAAGACTTTGTTCCGCGTCACAGCCTCTCTATTCTTCAGTCTTATCCCACTGCACCGAAAGGAGCTGGGAGCCGTATTTCTGCGCATGTGTAAGGAGACGTTAGACAAAGCGGGTGGTATTGGCTATTAA